Proteins from one Gallus gallus isolate bGalGal1 chromosome 15, bGalGal1.mat.broiler.GRCg7b, whole genome shotgun sequence genomic window:
- the RAB36 gene encoding ras-related protein Rab-36 isoform X1, with translation MKSNLKHMVPPVSKDRIISQFPKWYTPEACLQFKDHFHAQLRTACQQSTGTTGLKISKVVVVGDVYVGKTSLIHRFCKDRFERDYKATIGVDFEIERFEIVGIPYNLQIWDTAGQEKFKCIASAYYRGAEVIITVFDLADIQTLDHTKQWLEDALRENEANSIFIFLVGTKKDLVSDAVCERTELDAIRFANDMQAEYWSVSAKTGENVKEFFSRVAALAFEQSMIRELEKTTGHMAQIGTGNLIRLEQNLMEIPEGNAQESSSCC, from the exons ATGAAGTCCAACCTAAAGCATATGGTTCCCCCAGTGAGTAAGGACAGAATAATCTCCCAGTTTCCTAAG TGGTACACTCCTGAGGCCTGTCTACAGTTCAAAGACCACTTCCATGCGCAGCTCAGGACTGCCTGtcagcagagcactggaacaactGG GCTGAAAATATCCAAAGTGGTGGTGGTAGGAGACGTCTATGTTGGGAAAACTAGCCTCATCCACAG GTTCTGTAAAGATCGTTTTGAACGAGATTACAAGGCGACCATTGGGGTGGATTTTGAAATTGAACGTTTTGAAATAGTTGGAATACCATATAATCTCCAGAT ATGGGACACAGCAGGTCAGGAAAAGTTCAAGTGCATTGCATCTGCTTATTACCGAGGAGCAGAGG TTATAATAACAGTGTTTGATCTAGCTGATATCCAGACTTTGGATCACACCAA GCAGTGGCTGGAAGATGCTTTGAGGGAAAATGAGGCAAATTCCATCTTCATCTTTCTGGTtggaacaaaaaaagatttggtG TCAGATGCTGTTTGTGAAAGGACAGAGCTAGATGCTATCCGCTTTGCCAATGACATGCAAGCAGAATACTGGTCAGTTTCAGCCAAAACAG GGGAAAATGTCAAAGAGTTCTTCTCTCGAGTTGCTGCCTTGGCCTTTGAACAGTCCATGATAAGGGAACTGGAGAAAACCACGGGGCACATGGCTCAAATTGGGACGGGAAACCTCATCC GACTGGAACAGAACCTGATGGAAATCCCAGAAGGCAATGCTCAAGAAAGCTCAAGTTGCTGTTGA
- the RAB36 gene encoding ras-related protein Rab-36 isoform X2 — MRSSGLPVSRALEQLDTLHFNFKSAGESPSAHLLYSVGEPRAKRIICMRLKISKVVVVGDVYVGKTSLIHRFCKDRFERDYKATIGVDFEIERFEIVGIPYNLQIWDTAGQEKFKCIASAYYRGAEVIITVFDLADIQTLDHTKQWLEDALRENEANSIFIFLVGTKKDLVSDAVCERTELDAIRFANDMQAEYWSVSAKTGENVKEFFSRVAALAFEQSMIRELEKTTGHMAQIGTGNLIRLEQNLMEIPEGNAQESSSCC, encoded by the exons ATGCGCAGCTCAGGACTGCCTGtcagcagagcactggaacaactGG ATACACTACATTTCAATTTTAAGAGTGCAGGTGAGTCACCTTCAGCCCATCTGCTGTATTCTGTGGGAGAACCCAGAGCAAAGAGAATTATTTGCATGAG GCTGAAAATATCCAAAGTGGTGGTGGTAGGAGACGTCTATGTTGGGAAAACTAGCCTCATCCACAG GTTCTGTAAAGATCGTTTTGAACGAGATTACAAGGCGACCATTGGGGTGGATTTTGAAATTGAACGTTTTGAAATAGTTGGAATACCATATAATCTCCAGAT ATGGGACACAGCAGGTCAGGAAAAGTTCAAGTGCATTGCATCTGCTTATTACCGAGGAGCAGAGG TTATAATAACAGTGTTTGATCTAGCTGATATCCAGACTTTGGATCACACCAA GCAGTGGCTGGAAGATGCTTTGAGGGAAAATGAGGCAAATTCCATCTTCATCTTTCTGGTtggaacaaaaaaagatttggtG TCAGATGCTGTTTGTGAAAGGACAGAGCTAGATGCTATCCGCTTTGCCAATGACATGCAAGCAGAATACTGGTCAGTTTCAGCCAAAACAG GGGAAAATGTCAAAGAGTTCTTCTCTCGAGTTGCTGCCTTGGCCTTTGAACAGTCCATGATAAGGGAACTGGAGAAAACCACGGGGCACATGGCTCAAATTGGGACGGGAAACCTCATCC GACTGGAACAGAACCTGATGGAAATCCCAGAAGGCAATGCTCAAGAAAGCTCAAGTTGCTGTTGA